A region of Bacteroidota bacterium DNA encodes the following proteins:
- the pyk gene encoding pyruvate kinase: protein MKRRTKIVCTLGPSTDDRETLRAIIAAGMDVARLNFSHGTHDEHRRRMEMVHEEARRAGRVIPILQDLQGPKIRVGNMEDGAVLLHEGQAFTLTSEPLEVGTTERATVSYDGLASDVNVGGTILMDDGNIELRIVDVNGLDVKTEVVVGGPLRSKKGVNLPHIRSSTPSLTEKDVKDLEFGLDHDVNLIALSFVRTGSDVQDLLSRIEASGKSVGVISKIEKPEAVDDFENILDRTDGVMVARGDLGIEIPMQRVPIVQKQIIRQCLREGKPVITATQMLESMIENPRPTRAEASDVANAVIDGSDAVMLSGETAAGKYPVRAVEAMAEIIRTVEDNRRLLGGEQAPSVVSGGQNRITQAVSLTASRLAEEVEAVAIACLTHSGTTARSIARHRPSVPLYAFTDSPRVVGQLALLWGTEAFSIPFQEHTDQGIATVHREFLNRGLGERGDRIVITAGLPLPAKGLTNMVHVSRL, encoded by the coding sequence ATGAAACGGCGCACCAAGATCGTCTGTACCCTCGGCCCGTCTACCGATGACCGCGAAACGCTACGCGCCATCATCGCTGCCGGGATGGACGTCGCGCGGCTCAACTTCTCCCACGGCACGCACGACGAGCATCGCCGCCGCATGGAGATGGTGCACGAGGAAGCCCGCCGCGCCGGACGCGTGATCCCGATCCTCCAAGACCTGCAAGGTCCGAAGATCCGCGTGGGCAACATGGAGGATGGGGCCGTGCTCCTGCACGAAGGGCAGGCCTTCACGCTCACCAGTGAGCCCCTCGAGGTCGGGACGACGGAGCGGGCAACAGTGTCCTACGATGGCCTCGCCTCCGACGTGAACGTAGGCGGCACCATCCTTATGGACGACGGCAACATCGAGTTGCGCATCGTGGACGTGAATGGACTGGACGTCAAGACCGAGGTCGTCGTCGGTGGGCCGCTTCGTTCCAAGAAGGGCGTCAACCTCCCGCACATCCGCTCCTCAACGCCCTCGCTCACAGAGAAAGACGTCAAGGACCTTGAGTTTGGACTCGATCACGATGTCAACCTCATCGCGCTCTCCTTCGTGCGCACGGGAAGCGATGTGCAGGACCTGCTCAGCCGCATCGAGGCGTCGGGCAAGAGCGTCGGCGTGATCTCGAAGATTGAGAAGCCTGAGGCCGTGGACGACTTCGAGAACATCCTCGACCGCACCGACGGCGTGATGGTGGCGCGCGGCGACCTCGGCATCGAGATCCCGATGCAGCGTGTGCCGATCGTACAGAAGCAGATCATCCGCCAGTGCCTCCGCGAGGGCAAGCCGGTCATCACGGCGACGCAGATGCTGGAGAGCATGATCGAGAACCCGCGCCCCACGCGCGCCGAGGCGTCCGATGTGGCCAACGCCGTGATCGATGGCTCGGACGCCGTGATGCTCTCCGGCGAGACGGCTGCGGGCAAGTACCCCGTGCGCGCCGTCGAGGCGATGGCCGAGATCATCCGCACGGTCGAGGACAACCGGCGGCTCCTGGGTGGTGAACAGGCGCCAAGCGTGGTCAGCGGCGGGCAAAACCGCATCACGCAGGCCGTGTCGCTTACCGCCAGTCGTCTCGCAGAGGAAGTCGAGGCTGTCGCCATTGCCTGCCTCACGCACTCGGGTACGACCGCGCGCTCCATCGCCCGGCACCGTCCCAGCGTACCCCTCTATGCGTTCACGGACAGCCCCCGCGTGGTCGGCCAGTTGGCGCTCCTTTGGGGGACCGAGGCCTTCTCGATTCCGTTCCAAGAGCACACCGACCAGGGCATCGCGACGGTGCACCGCGAGTTTCTCAACCGCGGTCTCGGCGAGCGCGGCGACCGCATCGTGATCACGGCGGGCCTCCCGCTCCCGGCCAAGGGTCTGACCAACATGGTGCACGTGAGCCGGCTCTAG
- a CDS encoding tetratricopeptide repeat protein — protein MTRRALLLTCMVVLLAGALLPGCARIFGSRYDNFQAYFNAVYNARQAFDEAEEQIVREDDPVDRTRYLQVLPRTDERRASSSGGPFQDGVIQRLGDLLRENPDTKYTADALLLIGKSYFYQSNFEGAKLNLREAIRVAQEQDRGREEDEARLWFGRALAANGESTQAEDLLRESIIREGARARWTSLMQLALAQLYVQDERWVDAASALVEGVARVDDGDIAARAQFLLGQVYEKLERYPEAAEAYDEVRRYRPLYELRYAAAVNRVLVLGLYADQPGQALDLVRRMQRDDNNFSNLAELQVIEARVLTRAGRPQEARDVLVQLLYDDEGQNVGQMRGQALYRLGGVYRDGFEDFSLAAAYLDSAATALRNPTGRRSEMTGQAMLDIDEEAEVYTGFADAAGRVARYDSLLELGSLDDAAFRARIFAIQEARQLAAAEEAAEQERLRRAQGFNASRGGLGRQPTDTGGPLTATSGQGSGGDFGFLSYRNPSRVLEALAAFQARWGERQLVPNWRRRDAINLVVAEGELGQDIEVDAFLPTDQALGVDVTDIPRTADAQATMRAERAASLYEMGTALFLALGRPDSAAVVYRQVVDEAADPSVAERAYYALAEVERALGEGAEAERWYRYVIDTYPDSDLADQARTRLGLARAERTELAQDQAETDYALAYATWQRGDYDQAFSDLLTVHERYPESDVAPRALLAAGHVYAEWAITGSVDLYAPLPEADSLDLSGLYGQVSERYAGTPFASRAEVLRTTLEENRPVPDTLAFDFDLDDLAPDSLALPVFDDLPGADSTGVDSTGVDSTSVEEEGDADETGEPVAAQQETAPTPQSPGARAPVNDRALRSRARILPRRGTTTWIVATREQRDEGEAILSQLAERGYQSALLRDDRDGEVRFLVAVGQFRQPQQAARMEPAVRTLLDGEETLPYQIELQGVRIVLQGADLRSTPSGPLQFVPDGG, from the coding sequence GTGACCCGACGTGCGTTGCTGCTCACCTGCATGGTGGTGCTCCTCGCTGGAGCGCTGCTTCCCGGGTGTGCCCGGATCTTCGGCAGCCGCTACGACAACTTCCAGGCGTACTTCAACGCGGTCTACAACGCACGGCAGGCCTTCGACGAAGCTGAGGAGCAAATCGTTCGCGAGGACGACCCGGTCGACCGGACTCGCTACCTCCAGGTGCTCCCGCGCACCGACGAGCGCCGGGCTAGCAGCAGCGGTGGGCCGTTCCAGGACGGCGTCATCCAACGCCTCGGGGACCTGCTCCGCGAGAACCCCGACACGAAGTACACCGCCGATGCGCTGCTCCTGATCGGGAAGTCCTACTTCTACCAGAGCAACTTCGAGGGGGCTAAGCTGAACCTACGCGAGGCCATCCGGGTCGCGCAGGAGCAAGACCGCGGACGCGAGGAGGACGAGGCGCGGCTCTGGTTCGGTCGCGCCCTCGCGGCCAACGGCGAGAGCACCCAGGCCGAAGACCTGCTCCGCGAAAGCATCATCCGGGAAGGCGCACGTGCACGCTGGACCTCGCTCATGCAGCTGGCACTCGCACAGCTCTACGTGCAGGACGAACGCTGGGTCGATGCCGCGTCGGCCCTCGTGGAAGGCGTCGCGCGTGTGGACGACGGCGACATCGCGGCGCGCGCGCAGTTCCTGCTCGGACAGGTCTACGAGAAGCTGGAGCGCTACCCCGAAGCCGCCGAGGCCTACGACGAGGTCCGCCGCTACCGCCCGCTCTACGAACTACGTTACGCCGCCGCCGTCAACCGCGTGCTCGTGCTCGGCCTCTACGCAGACCAGCCCGGGCAGGCGCTCGACCTCGTCCGGCGGATGCAGCGCGACGACAACAACTTCTCGAACCTCGCTGAACTCCAGGTGATCGAGGCGCGCGTGCTCACGAGGGCTGGGCGCCCGCAGGAGGCGCGCGACGTGCTCGTGCAACTCCTCTACGACGACGAGGGCCAGAACGTCGGGCAGATGCGCGGGCAGGCGCTCTACCGCCTTGGCGGTGTCTACCGGGACGGCTTCGAAGACTTCAGCCTCGCGGCCGCCTACCTCGACAGCGCGGCCACGGCCCTGCGCAACCCCACGGGCCGACGCTCCGAGATGACCGGGCAGGCGATGCTGGACATCGACGAGGAGGCGGAGGTGTACACCGGTTTCGCCGACGCCGCCGGGCGCGTGGCGCGCTACGACTCGCTGCTGGAACTGGGCAGCCTCGACGACGCCGCCTTCCGGGCGCGCATCTTCGCGATCCAGGAGGCCCGGCAGCTCGCCGCCGCCGAGGAGGCCGCCGAGCAGGAGCGCCTGCGACGCGCGCAAGGGTTCAACGCGTCGCGCGGAGGCCTCGGTCGGCAGCCGACGGACACGGGCGGCCCGCTCACCGCAACGTCTGGACAGGGCTCCGGCGGTGACTTCGGTTTCCTCTCGTACCGCAACCCTTCGCGGGTGCTCGAAGCGCTCGCCGCGTTCCAGGCCCGATGGGGCGAGCGCCAACTCGTGCCCAACTGGCGGCGACGCGACGCGATCAACTTGGTTGTAGCCGAGGGTGAGCTAGGGCAAGACATCGAGGTAGATGCGTTCTTGCCAACCGATCAGGCGCTGGGTGTGGACGTGACCGATATACCGCGCACCGCGGACGCCCAGGCCACCATGCGCGCCGAACGTGCTGCGTCGCTCTACGAGATGGGCACGGCGCTCTTCCTCGCGCTGGGGCGCCCCGACTCGGCCGCCGTCGTCTATCGTCAAGTCGTGGACGAGGCCGCCGACCCTTCTGTGGCTGAGCGTGCCTACTATGCCCTCGCTGAGGTCGAGCGGGCCCTCGGCGAGGGCGCTGAAGCGGAGCGCTGGTACCGCTACGTCATCGACACGTATCCCGACTCTGATCTGGCCGACCAGGCACGGACGCGCCTCGGCCTCGCGCGTGCCGAGCGCACCGAGCTTGCGCAGGACCAAGCGGAAACAGACTATGCCCTCGCCTATGCGACGTGGCAGCGCGGGGACTACGACCAGGCGTTCTCCGACTTGCTCACGGTCCACGAGCGCTACCCCGAGAGCGACGTGGCCCCGCGCGCGCTCCTCGCAGCCGGACATGTCTACGCCGAGTGGGCAATCACGGGCTCCGTCGACCTCTACGCGCCGCTCCCCGAGGCCGACTCGCTCGACCTGAGCGGGCTCTATGGCCAGGTCAGCGAGCGCTACGCCGGGACGCCGTTCGCAAGCCGCGCGGAGGTGCTGCGCACGACCCTCGAAGAGAACCGCCCCGTCCCCGATACCCTCGCCTTCGACTTTGACCTGGACGACCTCGCGCCCGACAGCCTCGCGCTACCGGTCTTCGACGACCTTCCCGGCGCTGACAGCACGGGCGTAGACAGCACGGGCGTGGATAGCACCAGTGTGGAAGAGGAGGGGGACGCAGACGAGACCGGGGAGCCGGTGGCCGCGCAGCAGGAGACCGCACCGACTCCACAGTCTCCCGGTGCCCGCGCGCCCGTCAACGACCGAGCGCTACGAAGCCGGGCACGAATCCTGCCTCGCCGAGGCACGACCACCTGGATCGTCGCCACGCGTGAGCAGCGCGACGAGGGCGAGGCGATCCTGAGCCAACTGGCAGAACGTGGCTACCAGAGCGCGCTCCTCCGCGACGACCGCGACGGCGAGGTTCGCTTCCTGGTCGCGGTCGGGCAGTTCCGCCAGCCGCAGCAGGCCGCCCGCATGGAGCCCGCCGTCCGCACGCTGCTCGACGGCGAGGAAACCCTGCCCTACCAGATCGAACTGCAGGGCGTGCGGATTGTGTTGCAGGGGGCCGACCTGCGCTCCACACCGAGCGGTCCGCTCCAGTTCGTACCGGATGGCGGCTAG
- the rpsG gene encoding 30S ribosomal protein S7 gives MRRKQAEKRIPVPDPIYGDVTVAKFISAIMRDGKRSLAQKIVYGAFDTVEERTGEPGVEIFRKAINNIAPLVEVRSRRVGGATYQVPIEVRPERRTSLAFRWLIQFARARGDKSMTNRLAAEILAASRGEGNAVKKKDDTHRMAEANKAFSHFRF, from the coding sequence ATGCGTAGAAAGCAAGCCGAAAAGCGGATTCCAGTCCCCGATCCGATCTACGGGGACGTGACCGTCGCCAAGTTCATCTCCGCCATCATGCGTGACGGCAAGCGGAGCCTTGCCCAGAAAATCGTCTACGGCGCGTTTGACACCGTCGAGGAGCGCACCGGCGAGCCGGGCGTGGAGATCTTCCGCAAGGCGATCAACAACATCGCTCCGCTCGTGGAGGTCCGCAGCCGCCGCGTCGGTGGCGCGACCTACCAGGTGCCGATCGAGGTGCGCCCCGAGCGCCGCACGTCGCTCGCCTTCCGCTGGCTCATCCAGTTCGCCCGCGCCCGCGGCGACAAGAGCATGACCAACCGCCTCGCCGCCGAGATCCTCGCGGCCAGCCGCGGCGAAGGCAACGCGGTCAAAAAGAAGGACGACACACACCGCATGGCCGAGGCCAACAAGGCGTTCTCGCACTTCCGCTTCTAG
- the rpsL gene encoding 30S ribosomal protein S12, translating to MPTIQQLVRKGRTPKKAKKTARALQGNPQRRGVCTRVYTTTPKKPNSALRKVAKVRLTNGIEVIAYIPGEGHNLQEHSIVLVRGGRVKDLPGVKYHIVRGALDTAGVADRKQSRSKYGAKKPKK from the coding sequence GTGCCTACGATTCAGCAGCTGGTCCGTAAGGGCCGCACCCCAAAGAAGGCGAAGAAGACCGCGCGGGCCCTCCAGGGCAACCCGCAGCGGCGCGGCGTCTGCACCCGCGTCTACACGACGACCCCCAAGAAGCCGAACTCGGCCCTCCGCAAGGTGGCGAAGGTTCGCCTCACGAACGGTATCGAGGTGATCGCCTACATCCCCGGCGAAGGCCACAACCTCCAGGAGCACTCCATCGTGCTCGTGCGCGGCGGTCGTGTGAAAGACCTCCCCGGCGTGAAGTACCACATCGTGCGTGGCGCGCTCGACACGGCCGGCGTTGCCGACCGTAAGCAGAGCCGCTCGAAGTACGGTGCCAAGAAGCCGAAGAAGTAG
- a CDS encoding T9SS type A sorting domain-containing protein: MRPAYRSSASSRLAWLRQRAAAGLLALPLLRGAPAVQAQTPTPVGPEFQVNTATAGNQRNPAVAVAPDGDFVIAWSSRGQDGSGTGIYAQRYTAEGTPAGAEFQVNTSTPNDQVVPSVGIDEDGDFVIAWASYLQDGDGYGIYAQRYAADGLPRGGEFQINIATENVQYGPSVEMDAEGDFVVAWDSYSEAGSYFDVFLRRYRADGEPRGPEVRANRFVAGTQSLAALGMNSEGDFVVAWSSFNQDRSGFGIMAKQYAADGTSPGPPFRVNTFSTGDQRHPAVAVDAGGAFVVAWQSDGQDGSGDGIAAQRYRSDGTPDGAEFQVNTVTENDQLLPEVGVDGDGDFVVVWRSYGQDGDDFGIVARRYRADGTPDGGEFQVNTFTTGVQYLTALGVEADGDFVVAWSSRDQDGDGDGIYAQRFAASPVGTEGGTGLPQALSVRSVHPNPTRDRATLHYALPATSGVLVTVTDVLGRTMLTHAVGTRLPGLHAARFTLEGLPTGTYVVRVKAGGAVAAQRITVVR, translated from the coding sequence ATGCGTCCTGCGTATCGTTCGTCCGCATCCTCACGTCTTGCCTGGCTGAGGCAGCGCGCCGCAGCAGGCCTGCTCGCCTTGCCGCTGCTGCGAGGGGCGCCTGCGGTCCAAGCCCAGACACCGACGCCCGTCGGCCCCGAGTTCCAGGTCAACACCGCGACGGCGGGCAACCAGCGCAACCCCGCCGTGGCCGTCGCGCCCGACGGCGACTTCGTAATCGCCTGGTCCAGCCGCGGCCAGGATGGGTCGGGGACCGGCATCTACGCCCAGCGCTACACCGCCGAGGGGACTCCCGCTGGCGCTGAATTCCAGGTCAACACCTCCACGCCCAACGACCAGGTCGTCCCCTCTGTTGGCATCGACGAGGACGGCGACTTTGTGATCGCGTGGGCGAGCTACCTCCAGGACGGCGATGGCTATGGCATCTACGCGCAGCGCTACGCCGCCGACGGGCTCCCCCGGGGCGGCGAGTTCCAGATCAACATCGCCACGGAGAACGTCCAGTATGGTCCCTCGGTGGAGATGGATGCTGAGGGCGATTTCGTGGTGGCCTGGGACAGCTACAGCGAAGCGGGCTCGTATTTCGACGTGTTCCTCCGGCGCTACCGGGCTGATGGAGAGCCGCGCGGCCCCGAGGTGCGAGCCAACAGATTCGTCGCAGGCACCCAGTCGCTCGCCGCACTTGGGATGAACAGCGAGGGCGACTTCGTGGTCGCCTGGTCGAGCTTCAACCAGGACCGGTCCGGCTTCGGCATCATGGCAAAGCAGTACGCCGCCGACGGCACGTCGCCGGGGCCGCCGTTTCGGGTGAACACCTTCAGCACGGGCGACCAGCGACATCCTGCCGTGGCCGTCGACGCTGGCGGGGCGTTTGTTGTGGCCTGGCAGAGCGACGGCCAGGACGGCTCGGGCGATGGCATCGCGGCGCAGCGATACAGGTCTGATGGAACGCCGGACGGCGCGGAGTTCCAGGTCAACACCGTCACCGAGAACGACCAACTGTTGCCCGAGGTGGGCGTCGACGGCGACGGCGACTTCGTCGTCGTGTGGCGGAGCTACGGCCAGGACGGCGACGACTTCGGCATCGTCGCCCGGCGCTACCGGGCTGACGGCACGCCGGACGGCGGCGAGTTCCAGGTCAACACCTTCACCACAGGGGTGCAGTACCTCACAGCCCTCGGCGTCGAAGCCGACGGCGATTTCGTCGTGGCGTGGTCCAGCCGTGACCAGGACGGCGACGGCGACGGCATCTACGCCCAGCGCTTTGCGGCGTCCCCGGTGGGTACGGAAGGGGGTACGGGGCTGCCGCAGGCCTTGTCGGTCCGATCCGTCCATCCCAATCCGACCCGCGACAGGGCCACGCTGCACTATGCGTTGCCTGCCACCTCGGGCGTCCTCGTCACGGTGACCGATGTGCTTGGCCGCACGATGCTCACCCACGCGGTGGGCACGCGGCTACCGGGTCTACATGCGGCGCGCTTCACGCTCGAGGGCCTACCGACCGGGACCTATGTGGTGCGGGTCAAGGCCGGAGGTGCCGTGGCGGCGCAGCGGATCACGGTGGTGCGCTGA
- the ftsH gene encoding ATP-dependent zinc metalloprotease FtsH produces MSQNEGDSLNPRNGSEKPKKEKQPRFSLWVFYVAILLALLLVQAYFAGGAGGSEVEYSAFLDQVEQGYVEEVEIVDNVRVQGLYTTEAVEQGRVEASEPGRSLFNTTPPDEARRQFRSIKPQDHDLTEFLTAYNAEAREAGDTAVEFGARYEDNWFAGLLSWVFPLALLVFLWIFLLRRMGGPGQQVLNIGKSKAMLFDELGEEKLTFKDVAGLDEAKDEVAEVVDFLKNPKRFTKLGGKLPKGVLLVGPPGTGKTLLAKAVAGEAGVPFFSLSGSDFVEMFVGVGAARVRDLFKQAKEKAPCIIFIDEIDAIGRSRGKGMMIGGNDERENTLNQLLVEMDGFNTDKGVIIVAATNRPDVLDSALLRPGRFDRQIMVDRPDRIQRAAIFRVHTRNLKLGDQVDMEMLANMTPGFAGAEIANVCNEAALLAARGDKDAIEMKDFERAIDRVIGGLEKKNKLISPEEKRIVAYHEAGHAVTGWFLEHTDPVIKVSIVPRGLAALGFAQSLPDERYITTKEAFLDQMTMAIGGRVAEEIKFGHLSSGASNDLQRITRTAYGMIVQLGMSDKVGHVNFDPGREQQASFYKPYSDKTAELIDAEVKRVVDGVHERAHRLLRERNEEFEALAQALLEKEVLNENDLKEVLGERPYKRPIYDQAVDAEQQPVNKSNDDLDAVSGGDGAVVEPDQVEPDQAEPNA; encoded by the coding sequence ATGTCGCAGAACGAAGGCGACTCGCTCAACCCCCGAAACGGCTCCGAGAAGCCCAAAAAGGAGAAGCAGCCGCGCTTCTCGCTCTGGGTGTTCTACGTCGCCATCCTCCTCGCTCTCCTCCTGGTGCAGGCCTACTTTGCAGGCGGCGCGGGCGGCAGCGAGGTCGAGTACTCCGCCTTTCTCGACCAGGTTGAGCAGGGCTACGTCGAGGAAGTCGAGATCGTCGACAACGTGCGGGTCCAGGGGCTCTACACCACCGAAGCCGTCGAGCAGGGGCGCGTTGAGGCGTCTGAGCCGGGGCGCAGCCTCTTCAACACCACGCCGCCCGACGAGGCCCGCCGCCAGTTCCGCTCGATCAAGCCGCAGGACCACGACCTGACGGAGTTCCTGACGGCCTACAACGCCGAGGCGCGCGAGGCCGGCGATACCGCCGTCGAGTTTGGCGCACGCTACGAGGACAACTGGTTTGCCGGGCTCCTAAGCTGGGTCTTCCCGCTCGCACTGCTCGTCTTCCTCTGGATCTTCCTGCTCCGCCGCATGGGGGGGCCGGGCCAGCAGGTGCTCAACATCGGCAAGTCGAAGGCCATGCTCTTCGACGAACTGGGTGAGGAGAAGCTCACCTTCAAAGACGTCGCTGGGCTGGACGAAGCCAAGGACGAGGTCGCGGAGGTGGTCGACTTCCTCAAGAACCCGAAGCGGTTCACCAAGCTCGGCGGCAAGCTGCCCAAGGGCGTGCTGCTCGTCGGGCCTCCGGGCACCGGCAAGACGCTCCTCGCCAAGGCCGTCGCCGGCGAGGCAGGCGTGCCGTTCTTCAGCCTCTCCGGCTCCGACTTCGTCGAGATGTTCGTCGGCGTCGGCGCAGCGCGCGTGCGCGACCTCTTCAAGCAGGCGAAAGAGAAGGCCCCCTGCATCATCTTCATCGACGAGATCGACGCCATCGGCCGCAGCCGTGGCAAGGGCATGATGATCGGTGGCAACGACGAGCGCGAGAACACGCTCAACCAGCTGCTTGTGGAGATGGACGGCTTCAACACCGACAAGGGCGTGATCATCGTCGCGGCGACCAACCGCCCCGACGTGCTCGACTCAGCGCTCCTCCGCCCCGGTCGCTTCGACCGCCAGATCATGGTGGATCGCCCCGACCGCATCCAGCGCGCGGCCATCTTCCGCGTCCACACCCGCAACCTGAAGCTCGGTGACCAGGTGGACATGGAGATGCTCGCCAACATGACGCCGGGCTTCGCCGGAGCGGAGATCGCCAACGTGTGCAACGAGGCCGCCCTCCTTGCGGCACGCGGCGACAAGGACGCGATCGAGATGAAGGACTTCGAGCGCGCCATCGACCGCGTGATCGGCGGGTTGGAAAAGAAGAACAAGCTGATCTCGCCAGAAGAGAAGAGGATCGTGGCCTACCACGAGGCGGGTCACGCCGTCACGGGCTGGTTCTTGGAACACACCGACCCCGTCATCAAGGTGTCGATCGTACCCCGCGGACTGGCCGCACTCGGCTTCGCACAGTCGTTGCCGGACGAGCGCTACATCACGACGAAAGAGGCGTTCCTCGACCAAATGACTATGGCCATCGGCGGCCGCGTTGCCGAGGAGATCAAGTTTGGGCACCTCTCGTCCGGGGCCTCCAACGACCTTCAGCGCATCACCAGGACCGCCTACGGCATGATCGTCCAGCTTGGAATGAGCGACAAGGTTGGTCACGTCAACTTCGATCCGGGCCGCGAGCAGCAGGCATCGTTCTACAAGCCCTACTCAGACAAGACCGCCGAACTGATCGACGCCGAGGTGAAGCGCGTCGTCGACGGCGTACACGAGCGGGCGCACCGGCTGCTTCGCGAGCGCAACGAGGAATTCGAGGCACTGGCTCAGGCGCTCTTGGAGAAGGAGGTGCTCAACGAGAACGACCTCAAGGAGGTGCTCGGCGAGCGGCCCTACAAGCGCCCGATCTACGACCAGGCCGTCGATGCCGAGCAGCAGCCGGTCAACAAGTCGAATGATGATCTCGACGCGGTCAGCGGCGGCGACGGTGCGGTTGTAGAGCCGGATCAGGTGGAGCCCGACCAGGCCGAGCCGAATGCATAG
- the dapA gene encoding 4-hydroxy-tetrahydrodipicolinate synthase — protein sequence MPDLLFRGTAPALVTPFTSEGALDEAALERLIDRQIEGGVDALVVLGTTGENPTLTPAERQRVTERAVAHTAGRVPVIVGTGTNNTAESVRFSREAAAAGADALLVVGPYYNKPPADGLVAHVSAIAEAADLPIVFYNVPGRTGQNVPADLTLRLAEEIPHVVGVKEASGNLAQIGDVLAHRPDGFAVYAGDDELTLPLVALGADGVVSVLVNALPEKFCQMMHLALDGHVEAARGLHFELLPAMRACFMTANPIPVKMVLAALGVCEEAVRLPLVPPDPHLRWQILSAFKIEANMRARA from the coding sequence ATGCCCGATCTCCTCTTTCGCGGTACTGCCCCTGCGCTCGTCACGCCCTTCACCTCCGAGGGCGCGCTCGACGAAGCGGCGCTGGAGCGCCTCATCGACAGACAGATCGAGGGCGGCGTCGATGCGCTGGTGGTGCTCGGGACGACCGGCGAGAACCCAACCCTCACGCCTGCGGAGCGACAGCGGGTCACCGAGCGGGCCGTTGCGCACACCGCAGGACGCGTGCCGGTCATCGTCGGAACGGGCACGAACAACACAGCCGAGAGCGTCCGCTTCTCGCGCGAGGCCGCCGCCGCCGGGGCCGACGCGCTGCTGGTCGTGGGGCCCTACTACAACAAGCCTCCCGCCGATGGTCTAGTGGCCCACGTCAGCGCCATCGCTGAGGCAGCCGACCTCCCGATCGTCTTCTACAACGTGCCCGGGCGGACCGGGCAAAACGTCCCCGCTGACCTTACCCTACGGCTTGCCGAAGAGATTCCCCACGTCGTCGGGGTCAAAGAAGCCTCAGGCAACCTCGCGCAGATCGGCGACGTGCTCGCGCACCGCCCCGATGGCTTTGCCGTCTACGCGGGCGACGATGAACTCACGCTTCCGCTCGTGGCGCTCGGAGCCGACGGGGTCGTGTCGGTCCTCGTCAACGCGCTTCCCGAGAAGTTTTGCCAGATGATGCACCTCGCGCTCGACGGTCACGTCGAGGCTGCTCGCGGCCTGCACTTCGAGCTACTTCCTGCCATGCGGGCCTGCTTTATGACGGCCAACCCGATCCCGGTCAAGATGGTTTTAGCAGCCCTCGGTGTATGTGAGGAGGCTGTCCGTCTGCCCCTCGTTCCACCTGATCCCCACCTCCGCTGGCAAATCTTGAGCGCGTTCAAGATCGAAGCCAACATGCGGGCCAGGGCATAG
- a CDS encoding response regulator transcription factor, whose translation MRDGTHSSSRSSASGGAASNGTASAARHVMLVDDHPVVRQGLMRLVNLETDLVVTGEASSAEEALALLEEQTFDLAVVDITLEGVSGLELVRQIRSQHEGLLVLVLSMHHERFYAERALRAGAQGYVMKQRAPDVVIEAIRRVLEGDLYLSEELSDDLLRRAVEGRAEASTNPAEVLSDRELEVLQLIGQGVRTRDIAEQLTLSIKTIESYRANIKRKLDLQNATELAHYAFAWYQATSDPNNADVPVPPSERAE comes from the coding sequence ATGCGCGACGGTACGCACTCCTCCAGCCGCAGCTCCGCTTCCGGCGGGGCCGCTTCCAATGGCACAGCCTCGGCGGCGCGTCACGTGATGCTCGTTGATGACCACCCCGTTGTTCGGCAAGGGCTCATGCGCCTTGTCAACCTGGAAACCGACCTCGTAGTCACAGGCGAGGCGTCGAGTGCCGAAGAAGCGCTGGCCTTGCTGGAGGAGCAGACCTTCGACCTCGCGGTGGTTGACATCACCCTGGAAGGCGTCAGCGGGCTGGAACTGGTGCGTCAGATCCGCTCGCAGCACGAAGGCCTGCTCGTGCTAGTGCTCTCGATGCACCACGAACGGTTCTATGCCGAGCGCGCGCTACGCGCCGGGGCGCAGGGCTACGTCATGAAGCAGCGGGCTCCCGACGTAGTCATCGAGGCCATCCGACGCGTTCTCGAAGGCGATCTCTACCTCAGCGAGGAGCTCTCCGACGACCTGCTCCGCCGCGCGGTCGAGGGCCGGGCCGAGGCCAGCACCAACCCCGCCGAGGTGCTCTCGGACCGCGAGCTCGAAGTTCTCCAACTCATCGGGCAGGGGGTGCGCACCCGCGACATCGCCGAGCAACTCACGCTCAGCATCAAGACGATCGAGTCGTACCGCGCCAACATCAAGCGCAAGCTCGACCTGCAGAACGCGACCGAACTGGCCCACTATGCCTTCGCGTGGTACCAGGCGACGAGCGACCCCAACAACGCGGACGTGCCTGTTCCGCCAAGCGAGCGGGCAGAGTAG